GAGAACTCTCAGCCAAAGCCAACTCGGAATACGAGTTTTGAATATCGCTTTTCCGATGACTTGGAACAGACTGCGGACTCGAAAGCTCGTCAGGAACTTTGGTTCCGCGACGCGAAGTTCGGTGCGTTCATCCACTTTGGCGTTTATTCGACGCTGGAAGGCGAGTATCAGGGCCGTGGCTCGGATTTTCGTTATTCCGAGTGGATTCAGATATCCGCCAAGATTCCTGCTAAGGAATACCATCAAGTCGCCGCGAAGTTTAATCCAGTGGAGTTCAATGCCGACCAGTGGGCGAAGACCTTTAAAGATTCCGGCATCCGCTACGTTGTCATCACGTCGAAACATCACGATGGATTCGCGCTCTTCAAATCGATGGTCAGCGACTACAACATTGTTGACTACACACCGTTCAAACGCGACATCATTAAAGAGCTGAGCGAGGCCTGCCACCGCCAGGGCCTGAAGTTCGGCGTCTACTATTCGCAGGCTCAGGACTGGGATGAACCGGATGCGCCGTATCTGAACCAGCGAGCCAAGTTAAGCGATATCCATCCCGAGCTGCCGGCTGATTTTCAGCCCGACATGGATCGCTACATCATGAAAAAGAGTCTTCCCCAGGTCGAGGAGCTGGTGAAGAACTATGAACTGGATCTGATCTGGTTCGATACTCCGGTTGGCATGAATCTCCAGCGGGTCAAGCTGTTTAGCGAAATGGTTCGGAAATATCGTCCCGACTGCCTAATCAATTCCCGCATCATCCATAGTGGTAAAGGAAAGATCGAGGCGCAATATCTGCCGTTCTATGACTACGTTTCGATTGGCGACAAAGAAGTCCCCACCCGAAAATTGCCGCTCTACGTCGAGTCGCCTGACAGCGTCAGTTCTTCCTTTGGCTACAAGACCAAAGGCGAGTGCTACTACCATACCGAAGAAGAAATGCTTCATCGTTTCGTGCATACCGTTTGCGCTGGCGGAAACGCGCTGATCAACAACGGCCCGATGGGCAGCGGCCGACTCGACCCAGAAGCAGTGCGGCTATACGGCGCGATCGGCGACTGGCTGAAAGTCAACGGCGAATCGATCTATGGGACCGTCCGCAATCCATTGCCACAGCGACCGCAGTGGGGCGATATATCGGCAAGCAAGGATGGCAAGACGCTCTACTTGCATATTCTCCAGTGGCCAGAATCTGGAACGATCACGGTCAACGAACTGCCCTCCGGAGCAACCTCTGCTGTTTATCTGGCGAACGGTGAAAATGCGGTCTTTGCCCAGCAAGGTGATTCGCTCGAAATCACACTCCCCGCTAACCCACTCAACCAGTACGACACCGTTGTCAAAGTGACGCTGGAAGCAACCGCCGATTCGGAAGTCAGTTCGACAGGCCGATCAAAGTCGGCGAAGGAGGCGTGGGCCAAACTGGCGGGAAAGTCCGCCAAGCGTCCCGAATTTGCTTTCGTTGAAAACGATCCGGCCTTGCCCAATGTGCTAATCTACGGCGATTCGATCTCGATCATGTACACCCAACGCGTCCGCGAAAAGCTCAATGGCAAAGCGAACGTGTACCGGCTGCATTGCAACGGCGGCGACTCGGGTTCATTCATCGCAAAGATGAAGAAAATGCACGAGACAATGAGGGACGAAAAACTTGATCAACCATGGACGTTCGATTGGGACGTGATCCATTTCAACGTTGGTTTACACGATCTCAAATACGTCTCAGGCAATAGACTCGACAAGAAGAACGGGAAGCAGGTTTCCTCGCTTGATACCTACCAAATGAATCTCGGCGACATCGTGGATTACTTGAAGAAGCTCGCTCCCGACGCAAAGCTGGTCTTCGCAACGACGACTCCCGTACCCGAAGGTGAACCGGGCCGGTTCGCGGGCGACGCGCAAAAGTACAACAAGGTGGCCGAACAGGTCATGCGTAAATTCCCGGAAATCACTATCAACGATCTCTACACCTTCACCAAGCCGAATCAACCAATCTGGTGGGCCAAACCGGGCGACGTTCACTACAAGATGGAAGGTCGCAGCGCCCAAGGCGACGAGGTGTCGCAAATCATTCTTGATTCACTGTCCAACTGAAATCGTTCTAACAGAGAAAAGTCGATGACAACCGGATCAACTTACCGGGCATTTCAAATAGTCGTTTTGACGATGGCTGCGGCGTCAACGTTTGTTGAGGCAGAGGATTTATCAAGTTCGTTAGATGACAAGTCGTTGCGTATCAGTGATGGCATTCAGTTTGTGCCTCAGGCATGTTTCCCCAAGTTTAGTTGGGACACCGTTCCAACCTACTACATGTTTGGAGACCCGAATCGGCTGTTGACTCCGAATCAGGTCAGCTTCATTGCCGAGCGAACGGGTTTCCTCTGCGTTGAAAAGTCACATGGGACGAAACCGCTTGGGGCTGCGGAATTAGGAGCAAAGCATGAGGCTGCGGCCTTCAAGAAAATCAATCCCGATGTGAAGGTCCTGTTTTACTTCAACGCAGCCTACGCATGGCCGTATACCTCTTACAACCAGGTTTTCACCAAAGCGCTTATTGATCAAGAACCTGAACTAAAGAAGTTTCTGATCCCGCACCCAAAAACCGGGCAGTTAGCAGAGCAGTTTGGTGCTTTTTGTTTTGATGTATTGAACCCCGATTTCCGAGACTGGTGGGTGGAAATCGTGACAAAGGGCGTTCGCGAATCCGGCTGTGATGGTGCTTTCATTGATCAAATGCACGGCTCGGTGAAGCTGCGCAGAAACAAGAGTGTGGAGATCCAAAAGGCCATGGGTGAGATGATGGCCGCGCTGAAGAAGAGCCTAGGACCTGACAAAATTCTGCTTGCGAACAATGCCTACAGCGAGGATGCCAGATATGTGTATCCCGTCAGCGACGCAATCATGTTTGAAAACTATGCGAACGTAAAATCCAGCAAGGAAAGCTTGCTGGCCGAGTGGGCAGAGATGCGAAGAAATGCCGAGCAGGGAAAGACCTCGGTTTTTCGCCTTGGTGTTGAGGGGACAGGCCGAAGAAATCTTAAGCCGAATATGCCAGAGCATGCGAAGGAAAAGGTGGAGTTCGCATTGGCTTGCTATCTGATCGGTGCGCAGCCTTATTCCTATTTCTTATACAGTTGGGGTTGGAAGGTGGCATCCGGCGCACTGGTAGATTATCCCGAATTTCACAAACCGCTCGGCCCGCCCAAGGGCCAAGCTCAGCGAACCACGCCCGATGGTTGGGAGTTCACCCGTGAGTTTGAGCACGCCAGCGTCTGGGTGAACACCGAAACCAGAGAGGCCAAAATCACTTGGCGATAACGATCAAACAACAATAACCTCACCGCGGATAACTTCATGCAACTAAGACGCTTCATTCAGATTGCAATTCTAGCTGCGGTCTTTGTGCCCTCGGCTTTCTCGGCCGAAGGCCAACGACCCAATGTTATTGTCGTCATCACAGATGATCAGGGCTATGGCGATGTGGCCTTCACTGGTAACCCTGCCATCAAAACGCCGACCATCGACAAGTTGGCCAAGCAGGGGACGTTGCTGAACAACTTTCACGTCGATCCAACGTGCGCGCCGACCCGATCAGCGTTGATGACCGGCCGCTATTCCGATCGCGTGGGCGTGTGGCACACCGTCCAGGGTCGCAACATGCTTCGCCGCCGCGAAACCACCATGGCCGATGTCTTTGCCGCCAACGGCTACGCCACCGCTCTGTTTGGCAAGTGGCACCTTGGCGACTGCTATCCGTATCGGCCCGAAGATCGTGGATTTCAGCACTGCGTCTTTCATCAAGCAGGCGGCGTCGGGCAAGCACCGGACTACTGGGGCAACGACTATTTCGACGACACCTACGTTGTCAACGGCAAGCACCAACGCTTCGAAGGTTTCTGTACCGACGTTTGGTTCGATGAAGGCATCAAATTCATCGAGGCCAACAAAGACAAGCCATTCTTTGCGTATATCTCGACCAACGCCCCGCATAGTCCGTACTTCTGCCCCGAGGAATACAGCGATCCCTACGAAGGAAATTCGCAGGTTTCGATCGCCGAGTTCTATGGCATGATCACCAACGTCGACGACAACATGGCCAAGCTGATGAAAATTCTCGATGACAGGGGCATCGCCGACAATACGATCTTGGTTTTCATGACCGATAACGGCACCGCAGGTGGCTTGAAAGATGGTCGCGGTTTCGATGGCGGCATGCGCGGCATGAAAAATTCAGAATATGAAGGCGGCCACCGCGTTCCCTTTATCATCCGCTGGCCCGACGGCAAAATCGAAGCGGGAAAAACAATCGATCGTCTGACGGCGCACATTGACATCCTGCCCACGTTTATCGACCTGTGCCATCTTGAGGCACCCAAAATTGAATTTGACGGCCGTAGCATTGCAGGTTTACTGCACACCGATGGCAAAGACTGGCCCGATCGTGCATTGGTGGTTGAATCGCAGCGCGTGGTGGATCCGATCAAATGGCGCAAGAGCGCTGTGATGGATGACCGCTGGCGATTGGTCAACGGCGAAGAACTTTATGACATGAAGTCGGATCCGAAGCAGGACACCGATGTTGCCACCGGGCATCCGGAGGTGATGGAACGTTTGCGCGGTGAATACGAAAAGTTCTGGACAGAAGTGTCGGCGGAACACGACCTGACCAGCTACATGGTCATCGGATCCGATCGATCACCCGTCGTCTCGTTCTCATCGCACGACTGGCTGATCGACAAGCTGCCACCGTGGAGCCAAGGCCATATTCAAAACGGCGATGTCGCGGAAGAATCGTTCTGGGCGATCGAGGTCGAACGGGATGGTGATTATGAAATCTCTCTGCGCCGCTGGCCGGTTGAAGCTGACAAGGGCATCAACGACGGCACCTATGGCAAAGCGTTTAACTACGAGCAGGCGCGTCTGCGTATCGGCGATGTCGATGAAACTCAAGACATTCCAAACGGAGCCAAGGAGGTCACGTTCAAAGTCAACTTAAAAAAGGGAATCACCAAACTCGCACCTGTCTTCATTGGACCCGATCTGACGGCCACTCCGTACTATGCCTACGTGACGCACCAGCCCAAGACCGATTGGCAAACACCGCAAGGCATGGGCATTCCCGTCTACGACCCGTCCTTCGGACGCGTGCCACCTCCGCCAAAGAAATAGCTGGACCATCCGATGAGACAAACATTAATTTTTTTGCTGGCGATGATCTTCGGCGGTTCATGTGGCGCTGACGATGCAGTTCGTTCAACCAGCAAAGCGGAAACCCAGTGGAATGGAAAAAGTTTTCGCGATGTGACCTACAAGCAGGTCGGCAAGCGGAATCTTCGGATGGACATCTACATGCCGACTGTCGGTGGGTCCGAGAAATCGCCGGTCATCTATTACGTTCACGGCGGGGGATGGGCAGCCGGGAGCAAGCTGAACTTTGGAAACCGTCTGATGCTGCCCGTTTTTCAACAACTGGCCGACAGCGGCTTCGTATGCGTGTCCGTCGATTACCGATTTTGCAAGAAGGGATCTGGTGTATTGATGCGTGATTGCGTTACCGACGCCA
Above is a window of Rubripirellula tenax DNA encoding:
- a CDS encoding putative glycoside hydrolase; translation: MTTGSTYRAFQIVVLTMAAASTFVEAEDLSSSLDDKSLRISDGIQFVPQACFPKFSWDTVPTYYMFGDPNRLLTPNQVSFIAERTGFLCVEKSHGTKPLGAAELGAKHEAAAFKKINPDVKVLFYFNAAYAWPYTSYNQVFTKALIDQEPELKKFLIPHPKTGQLAEQFGAFCFDVLNPDFRDWWVEIVTKGVRESGCDGAFIDQMHGSVKLRRNKSVEIQKAMGEMMAALKKSLGPDKILLANNAYSEDARYVYPVSDAIMFENYANVKSSKESLLAEWAEMRRNAEQGKTSVFRLGVEGTGRRNLKPNMPEHAKEKVEFALACYLIGAQPYSYFLYSWGWKVASGALVDYPEFHKPLGPPKGQAQRTTPDGWEFTREFEHASVWVNTETREAKITWR
- a CDS encoding arylsulfatase, whose protein sequence is MQLRRFIQIAILAAVFVPSAFSAEGQRPNVIVVITDDQGYGDVAFTGNPAIKTPTIDKLAKQGTLLNNFHVDPTCAPTRSALMTGRYSDRVGVWHTVQGRNMLRRRETTMADVFAANGYATALFGKWHLGDCYPYRPEDRGFQHCVFHQAGGVGQAPDYWGNDYFDDTYVVNGKHQRFEGFCTDVWFDEGIKFIEANKDKPFFAYISTNAPHSPYFCPEEYSDPYEGNSQVSIAEFYGMITNVDDNMAKLMKILDDRGIADNTILVFMTDNGTAGGLKDGRGFDGGMRGMKNSEYEGGHRVPFIIRWPDGKIEAGKTIDRLTAHIDILPTFIDLCHLEAPKIEFDGRSIAGLLHTDGKDWPDRALVVESQRVVDPIKWRKSAVMDDRWRLVNGEELYDMKSDPKQDTDVATGHPEVMERLRGEYEKFWTEVSAEHDLTSYMVIGSDRSPVVSFSSHDWLIDKLPPWSQGHIQNGDVAEESFWAIEVERDGDYEISLRRWPVEADKGINDGTYGKAFNYEQARLRIGDVDETQDIPNGAKEVTFKVNLKKGITKLAPVFIGPDLTATPYYAYVTHQPKTDWQTPQGMGIPVYDPSFGRVPPPPKK
- a CDS encoding alpha-L-fucosidase — encoded protein: MKFLLRTLLIVILGTHAAQADEAQENSQPKPTRNTSFEYRFSDDLEQTADSKARQELWFRDAKFGAFIHFGVYSTLEGEYQGRGSDFRYSEWIQISAKIPAKEYHQVAAKFNPVEFNADQWAKTFKDSGIRYVVITSKHHDGFALFKSMVSDYNIVDYTPFKRDIIKELSEACHRQGLKFGVYYSQAQDWDEPDAPYLNQRAKLSDIHPELPADFQPDMDRYIMKKSLPQVEELVKNYELDLIWFDTPVGMNLQRVKLFSEMVRKYRPDCLINSRIIHSGKGKIEAQYLPFYDYVSIGDKEVPTRKLPLYVESPDSVSSSFGYKTKGECYYHTEEEMLHRFVHTVCAGGNALINNGPMGSGRLDPEAVRLYGAIGDWLKVNGESIYGTVRNPLPQRPQWGDISASKDGKTLYLHILQWPESGTITVNELPSGATSAVYLANGENAVFAQQGDSLEITLPANPLNQYDTVVKVTLEATADSEVSSTGRSKSAKEAWAKLAGKSAKRPEFAFVENDPALPNVLIYGDSISIMYTQRVREKLNGKANVYRLHCNGGDSGSFIAKMKKMHETMRDEKLDQPWTFDWDVIHFNVGLHDLKYVSGNRLDKKNGKQVSSLDTYQMNLGDIVDYLKKLAPDAKLVFATTTPVPEGEPGRFAGDAQKYNKVAEQVMRKFPEITINDLYTFTKPNQPIWWAKPGDVHYKMEGRSAQGDEVSQIILDSLSN